In a single window of the Acetivibrio clariflavus DSM 19732 genome:
- a CDS encoding spore coat protein CotJB, giving the protein MDQNQENLLKEVMAADFTVTDLMLYLDTHPCDQNAIALYNYSVQRSLTLRQEYERLYGPIIAQLTPSKFPWQWVQGDWPWEK; this is encoded by the coding sequence ATGGATCAAAATCAGGAAAACTTATTAAAAGAAGTAATGGCTGCTGATTTTACAGTTACCGATTTAATGCTTTACCTCGACACACATCCTTGTGACCAAAACGCTATAGCTCTATATAACTATAGTGTTCAAAGATCATTAACGTTAAGACAGGAATACGAAAGATTGTATGGACCTATTATCGCTCAACTGACACCAAGCAAATTCCCATGGCAATGGGTGCAAGGTGACTGGCCTTGGGAAAAATAA
- a CDS encoding carbon-nitrogen hydrolase family protein produces the protein MKKLKLSLCQMKVVDDKDANISKAVEMIYKSSKNNADVVALPEMFNCPYDNSKFHSYAEDLENGETIQAIRKAAKDLNICVIAGSIPERSEGKVYNTCVVIDSKGNIIGRHRKVHLFDVNIPGKIVFRESDTLCPGKDITVVDPGICKIGIAICYDVRFPEMFRLMALMGAQIVVIPANFNMTTGPLHWELLMRARAVDNQIFIAAVSSARDEKAHYVAYGNSMVADPFGNVLGRLEAEEDILLVDLDLSEINRIRNELPLLEHRREDIYEAYQTEKDTN, from the coding sequence ATGAAAAAGCTGAAACTGTCCCTGTGCCAGATGAAAGTGGTAGACGACAAGGATGCCAATATTTCAAAGGCTGTTGAAATGATTTATAAATCATCCAAAAATAATGCCGATGTGGTTGCGCTGCCGGAAATGTTCAACTGCCCGTATGATAACAGTAAGTTTCATAGTTATGCCGAGGATTTGGAAAACGGAGAAACAATACAGGCAATTAGAAAAGCGGCAAAGGATTTGAATATTTGCGTTATTGCCGGATCAATTCCCGAAAGGTCAGAAGGCAAGGTATACAATACCTGTGTTGTGATTGACAGTAAAGGCAATATTATAGGGAGGCACAGGAAAGTACACCTGTTTGATGTCAATATTCCGGGTAAAATAGTATTTAGAGAATCGGATACACTATGTCCCGGAAAGGATATTACGGTTGTGGACCCGGGAATTTGCAAAATAGGGATTGCAATATGCTATGATGTGAGATTTCCGGAAATGTTTAGACTAATGGCGTTAATGGGGGCACAAATAGTAGTGATTCCGGCCAATTTTAATATGACTACGGGACCTCTTCATTGGGAACTTTTAATGAGAGCAAGAGCTGTTGACAACCAAATTTTTATTGCAGCAGTATCTTCGGCAAGGGATGAAAAAGCTCATTATGTGGCTTACGGAAACTCAATGGTTGCTGATCCCTTTGGTAATGTACTGGGACGTTTGGAAGCGGAAGAGGATATTCTGCTTGTTGACCTGGACCTGTCTGAAATAAATAGAATAAGAAATGAATTGCCGCTTTTAGAGCATAGGAGAGAAGATATTTATGAAGCTTATCAAACTGAAAAAGATACAAATTAA
- a CDS encoding spore coat associated protein CotJA — translation MNPNLHDGTKGKSDICKTMPAVMPTPKLAHAYVPFQQLVCIYPPMKGLSAGTIFPELDRPYGADPEYTVDA, via the coding sequence ATGAATCCAAATTTGCATGACGGTACTAAGGGCAAATCCGATATATGCAAAACAATGCCTGCAGTTATGCCGACACCCAAGCTTGCTCATGCTTACGTTCCATTTCAGCAACTTGTATGTATTTATCCGCCAATGAAAGGATTATCCGCAGGTACTATTTTCCCGGAACTTGACAGACCCTACGGTGCAGATCCTGAATATACGGTTGATGCTTAG